The nucleotide sequence GACGGGTCAGCAATTTTTTCTTCTAATAGTGGAGTTGCTGCCAATTAACACGCCATGCTCGTTCAGAAGCCCATTTGAACCCGCACATGCAGAAGACCGAAACAGATTTCCGCTTCCGTTTTGTATTATCCGCTTCATGGAAGGGGTCCTGATGACGTCGAGCCACACATAAATTATTGCAAattgtttgcatttaattgCATGGCTTAGTTCATGTGTCCTTGCTCATTGTTATGCATAATTCGCAGGGGCGAGTGGGGGAGAGACTAGTTTGATGCATTCGCTCTAATTAACTGCAACTCATCAGCTCGTTTATCCGATGGCCTAGCAGTCGCCCTGTTGATATACGGTTTGAGAAATGGCTTGGCCAGTGGTGATGCCTCTGTTCCAGAGATGACAAATGGGTTGTCAGATGGGTCTACACGAGAAGAACGCTCTACGCTCACATCCAAATTGTATACTTTTCATTAACAATTGCTATATTTACGTTAATAATACAGAAACATATCTTTTTTAGAGCTTGAAAAAATCAATAAAcattgtttatataaattatatgCATTCTTAACAATcctaaacaaaaaaaatcaaaaacgttTGTAGGGGAATATCGATATAAAGTTGTTTATACGAAAAAAATTTAAGGCAAATTAAAGCTTCAGTGCGTCAATGCAAAGTGGTTTTAGTTTAAGCCAAGAAATTTGTTATCAAGCTTCAACAGAACTGATCCATTGTAAAGTGTCGCGATTAAAAAAGGGAACCAAGCAAATCCAGCATAAATAGATAAAAAAGTCAACATAACAAAAAGTgtcaaactttaaaaaacccCAGATTCAAAGGTAAAAAAGTGCAACAAGGTAGCAGGCCATTCAACCGATATTTCTAATAAAACAGTTTGATTCCATTTATATTGAACATTAACTGCCTTGGAAAAATTCTATTCGACAGTACAATGAGTGGCTCAAACTCGGGATGCGAGCAACGCAGCGAAACAGAGCATGTCTACGGCTGGATCACCGATCTTTGCAACAAGGAAACGCGCTTTTTGGCCATGTTGGAGCTATTCGAAAGGCGTAGCAACATTGACAACATGGGTCCCTTGCTATGGCATTCCTTTGGAGCCGTGAGTGGTTTGCTACAAGAGATTGTTTCCATCTATCCGGCAATCTCTCGGTACAACGAACTGAACGGCCAGCAGTCGCACCGGATCTGCGCTGCCATCGGACTTTTTCAGACCATGGCCTCACATCCCTTTGTTGGCATTGAGCTGACGCGTTGCCAATTCATGTGCTACTTGATGCCGTTGCTTAAAATGACCTCACAAACTCGCGCCGTGGAGCATGTTCGCCTCTCCGTCCTTGGAGTCATCTGCGGTCTCCTGAAATCGGATCATCCAGAGATCGTTGGCTACTTCCTGGGCACCGAGTTGATTCCACTTCTTTTGCGTCAGCTGGAGCTGGGTAGCAGTATGAGTAAAGTTCTCTGCGCATTTGTCTTATGCCGCATTTTGGAACACGAAGTTGGCTTGAAGTTTGCCAGTCGAAGGTTGGCTCGTAGACTTCATTTGATCCACACCCTTGCCAGAGTGGTTCACCAACTGACTCTGGAACCGGAGCCTAGGGTTCTCAAACACGTCGTGAGGTTATATTCCCGTCTGGCTGATTACCCTCAAAATTTGGAGCTGATCCTTAAGCTCCTGCCAGCGCAGATTCGAAACGGCTATTTCTGTCAGGAGGCTCTTCCGGGCTATGAAAGCGCTTCACAGGAGCTGACAGATCTCAACTATAAACTGACCGTGAAAAAGGACCAAGGTAAGGGCTAAAATAAACCGCCAAGGTCGTACTTATAGCTCTCTTCCTTTCAGCTCAGGAGACATAAAGCAATGCCAGGACCCTATTATTCTGAAATTTACACGTCGACTATTTTAGTCCCCCTAATTTTCCTTACCAAAATATATACACAAGGCCAGCCATCTATAAACTTTATGTGATGGCAAGAGTTCAACATGTAAATTCCATTACTTCTTCTTCGGTGTAACTTGGGTTGGAGGATTTTCTGGGAGCACCAAAATTGCGTAATGCAATAAACAGCTcgtaaatattttgataccAATTTTCCACCGTAATTGAATCGACGGTACTTTAAATGTCAAACAATAAATTCAATTACCAATCCACAGCCCCAAAACTGAATGCTCTTCCTGTTTCCCAACCCTCTGCAGAATACACACATGGCAATTACCCTCATCCCTACCGTGCACGTGCAATGACTCGGCTTTTGACATGGATACTCCGAAAAATATTCGAAAGAACAAAAGGTTGGGGGAAAGGATTGAGTTGGGATACTGTTGGTGCTGTAAGCCTAAGCAAGTGGAAAATCAATGCATGGGGCGttaggaatttataaaaaaaccCCGAGCAAAACGTAAAGAGCACTTATTGGCCCGTTAAAAAACTTACCATGCTGCCGGAATCAGGTGGGTCTATTACTGGAACAGCACAAAATAATTGATTCCTGGCTAAAATGTAGGAAAAGTCCTTTAAAATGGTCACTATTTAGATAAATACTAGGTTTTGCTCTAGAAAGAAGACATTTAGAAATGAGTTCGGTCAAATTATCTATTTATCTTATATATGGACCAAAAATGTTAAGTAATGGGTATACAGGACACAAATTGAAGTCTTTAATGCTTCAACTTGACGGCTGGGCAAAGCTCAGTGTTTATGGAGGGCAGAGATAAAGCAGTGCTGGGGGCAACAACAATGACAGTCAAACAATGcaaatcaatttaaattttcatcTCACACACGACGCAGCGGATAAGGAAATCCCGGGAAAAAGGGGAGAAAGGCGCACACAAAATGGGTGAGAAAATCAGTAAAGCAACCGCAATCTCTTACCAAATTGTTTCGAGGGTTGCCATTGCCTTTTTTCACTCTGCATTGGCTTTGCCACGCAACTCAATCATAAGTAAATATCTGCCTCGCACACACGCAcgtggaaataaataaaaaataaataggcGGAGAGAAAGCGAAGCTTATTATGCCCCGGGTAAAATATAGCCGGGGTGCAGAGGAGCGAGCGGTGCAGCGGGAGACAAGTAGCGGGTTGGCAGGCGAGACACGTTCTAATAGATTTTTCCAGCTTCTCGCCTTTTGACGCTTGGCAGGCCGTACAAGTAACACATGTTGCTTTTGTTTGGCTTCCTGTCACACAAAGATGATAGGAAGGAATACCgcgcatacatacatacacttgcaagaaattgaatttttatatagTCGAAGATCTTATAAAATGCTGTAAAGCTAATTATAAAATTCAAGTTTTTAAACTATGAGACtctaattttatcaaaatttgTCTTTTTTTAAGTGTGATCTTACCAGCAACCATTTGAACAATTTGACAAGGCTTGAGTTGTCCCTAAATTAAAGCCCGAAAGTCCTTTATTCAATTTATTCGCGCGATAAGCGCAGTTTCAAAGTCCAAAAAAGGATTTTAGGTCACACATCGGTATTGATTAGGCAACCGGATATGGAAGTATCCGTACAGCCCAGAAACCTGGCATATGAGTATGAGCATCAATCTATGCAAATTGCTTGCAATTGACTGGCAAGCAAATCCGAAAATTATGCCATGGGCGCTCCACGGACAACAATGAACGGTGAACAGGGCTCCGACTGGCAATCGAAATCGCAATCGAAGCGGCTGCAATTGACAGGGGTGGAACCTGACGAAGATAGCCAGCGGGTGGTGATGGTGTATGGTACGAGGAGCAGGAAgagagccagagccagagccgGAAGCTGGCACACAACTAATTGGACATCCGTTGGCCCCGGCGATTATCGACTTTGAAGCAAGGCAAGGGCAAGGTAAAGGTAACTCAAGTATTCTTTTCTGCTGCCACGTTTTATCCCACTGCTCCGCCGTAAGTATTGCGACACATTATTAACACCAGATTGAGTTGAAGGAAGGGAGCCGTAGAAAGGGGCTAAAGGTCGCCTTGACTCCAGTTGACGGTGAGTCGGTCTATTCCGACGGTAGCTCCATGTCCGTTGGGACACAAAGAAACTGAATTGCCGGTGTCGTTTGGCTTTCTTTAATTGAAGCCGATTACCCAGCTGGAGACTTTAGGCCAGGACGCCAGCTGGGAAGCCTCATTAGATCGATCCATCTCACCTACACTACCGGTCATCACAGCAGGTATTTATTGCTGCTCTTCAACAGTTAaatttttctgagtgtatTCCCACTGCTAATAAGAAGTAAATCAGCGTTTAAGTCGCATGTGCCAAACTTTAAAGGTCCCGGATTTATCGGACTCCACAACAAAGCTACTACAAGATCTATGGGATTGCCAAGGCTTTCGCTCAAAAGTTCTGTCGGCAACCACTTCAAAAGCCGCCTTTCAAGTGGTGCAGCACTGCTTGCTTGACACCTGGCCGTGGCTCACAGCCCCAGCCCCTTAGGTGATTCATTAGTCGCCCGCATCTTCTTGTTGGCCCGCTTTGTGTTGAGGACTCTTAAGCTAAATTAAGTTTTGATAATTCCTAATAATCTATTCAAgcaagttttcaaaaatgtttgttcACTTTGTGGTTTGTGTTGGGCTGGCACGGGGACAAGGGACTCCAACGAATATAAGCTTTTGTTGTCCTCCTTGGCTCGTTTCTTCAGTGCGAATTGAATTTTGAAATTTTCTTAGATTTGAATTGTTAGATAGCTGGCGACTTATTAGATCGGAATACGCAAAGCCACACACAAAAGTTGTGCTGTGGCTCCCCTAGTAAGCACTGTCCGAAAATAATCACGCCCTATGTTATGCCTgtcaaaatattaatttattctTTTCTTAGAGGTTACTTTTAAATAAGACAATAataattgaaaaaataaaattcgaaTCCGTTCTTTTGATACctttattttaacaaaaagacaatttataaattaattttttttgttatactCCTTACTTAACTATAAGTTATCTTCAAGAGACTATAGTATAAACAAACGCGTAACCAGTTTTAAGATCAT is from Drosophila suzukii chromosome 3, CBGP_Dsuzu_IsoJpt1.0, whole genome shotgun sequence and encodes:
- the Pos gene encoding CCR4-NOT transcription complex subunit 9 isoform X1, encoding MSGSNSGCEQRSETEHVYGWITDLCNKETRFLAMLELFERRSNIDNMGPLLWHSFGAVSGLLQEIVSIYPAISRYNELNGQQSHRICAAIGLFQTMASHPFVGIELTRCQFMCYLMPLLKMTSQTRAVEHVRLSVLGVICGLLKSDHPEIVGYFLGTELIPLLLRQLELGSSMSKVLCAFVLCRILEHEVGLKFASRRLARRLHLIHTLARVVHQLTLEPEPRVLKHVVRLYSRLADYPQNLELILKLLPAQIRNGYFCQEALPGYESASQELTDLNYKLTVKKDQGDIKQCQDPIILKFTRRLF
- the Pos gene encoding CCR4-NOT transcription complex subunit 9 isoform X2, coding for MSGSNSGCEQRSETEHVYGWITDLCNKETRFLAMLELFERRSNIDNMGPLLWHSFGAVSGLLQEIVSIYPAISRYNELNGQQSHRICAAIGLFQTMASHPFVGIELTRCQFMCYLMPLLKMTSQTRAVEHVRLSVLGVICGLLKSDHPEIVGYFLGTELIPLLLRQLELGSSMSKVLCAFVLCRILEHEVGLKFASRRLARRLHLIHTLARVVHQLTLEPEPRVLKHVVRLYSRLADYPQNLELILKLLPAQIRNGYFCQEALPGYESASQELTDLNYKLTVKKDQAQET